A segment of the Necator americanus strain Aroian chromosome IV, whole genome shotgun sequence genome:
gaaaccccaatggattagcagtccatcgccttaaccactcggccacctgatctgcgtggaattttagaactattgactttggtcaaaattttgtcgctgctccgggttcgatggtgcaatcgccctgtaatggtgcacaccaggcatcccactgcttcagtggttctcaATGGTCTTtgcaaaaccttcgatcaggatgagattcgaactcacggggaaaccccaatggattagcagtccatcgccttaaccactcggccacctgatcAATGTGAAAATCGCGATatactgaaataaaattttgtccctgctccgggttcgatggtgcaatcgccctgtaatggtgcacacctggtattccactgcttcagtggttctcagtGGTCTGGATGaggatgagattcgaactcacgcggggaaaccccaatggattagcagtccatcgccttaaccactcggccacctgatctgcgtggaattttagaactattgactttggtcaaaattttgtcgctgctccgggttcgatggtgcaatcgccctgtaatggtgcacaccaggcatcccactgcttcagtggttctcaATGGTCTTtgcaaaaccttcgatcaggatgagattcgaactcacgcggggaaaccccaatggattagcagtccatcgccttaaccactcggccacctgatctgcgtggaattttagaactattgactttggtcaaaattttgtcgctgctccgggttcgatggtgcaatcgccctgtaatggtgcacaccaggcatcccactgcttcagtggttctcagtggtctttgcaaaaccttcgatcaggatgagattcgaactcacgcggggaaaccccaatggattagcagtccatcgccttaaccactcggccacctgatctgcgtggaattttagaactattgactttggtcaaaattttgtcgctgctccgggttcgatggtgcaatcgccctgtaatggtgcacaccaggcatcccactgcttcagtggttctcagtGGTCTGGATGaggatgagattcgaactcacgcggggaaaccccaatggattagcagtccatcgccttaaccactcggccacctgatctgcgtggaattttagaactattgactttggtcaaaattttgtcgctgctccgggttcgatggtgcaatcgccctgtaatggtgcacaccaggcatcccactgcttcagtggttctcaATGGTCTTTGCGAAACCTtcgatcaggatgagattcgaactcacgcggggaaaccccaatggattagcagtccatcgccttaaccactcggccacctgatctgcgtggaattttagaactattgactttggtcaaaattttgtcgctgctccgggttcgatggtgcaatcgccctgtaatggtgcacaccaggcatcccactgcttcagtggttctcagtggtctctgcaaaaccttcgatcaggattagattcgaactcacgcggggaaaccccaatggattagcagtccatcgccttaaccactcggccacctgatctgcgtggaattttagaactattgactttggtcaaaattttgtcgctgctccgggttcgatggtgcaatcgccctgtaatggtgcacaccaggcatcccactgcttcagtggttctcaATGGTCTTtgcaaaaccttcgatcaggatgagattcgaactcacgcggggaaaccccaatggattagcagtccatcgccttaaccactcggccacctgatcAATGTGAAAATCGCGATatactgaaataaaattttgtccctgctccgggttcgatggtgcaatcgccctgtaatggtgcacacctggtattccactgcttcagtggttctcagtGGTCTGGATGaggatgagattcgaactcacgcggggaaaccccaatggattagcagtccatcgccttaaccactcggccacctgatctgcgtggaattttagaactattgactttggtcaaaattttgtcgctgctccgggttcgatggtgcaatcgccctgtaatggtgcacaccaggcatcccactgcttcagtggttctcaATGGTCTTtgcaaaaccttcgatcaggatgagattcgaactcacgcggggaaaccccaatggattagcagtccatcgccttaaccactcggccacctgatctgcgtggaattttagaactattgaCTTTGAGTTAAAATTTTGTCCCTGGtccgggttcgatggtgcaatcACCCTGTAATGGTGCACACCGGGCATTccactgcttcagtggttGTCAGTGGTCTTTGCAAAAGATCcgatcaggatgagattcgaactcacgcggggaaaccccaatggattagcagtccatcgccttaaccactcggccacctgatctgcgtggaattttagaactattgactttggtcaaaattttgtcgctgctccgggttcgatggtgcaatcgccctgtaatggtgcacaccaggcatcccactgcttcagtggttctcaATGGTCTTtgcaaaaccttcgatcaggatgagattcgaactcacgcgggaaaccccaatggattagcagtccatcgccttaaccactcggccacctgatctgcgtggaattttagaactattgactttggtcaaaattttgtcgctgctccgggttcgatggtgcaatcgccctgTAATGGTGCACACCAGGCATTCCACTGCTTCCAGTGGTTCTCAGTGGTCTtgcaaaaccttcgatcaggatgagattcgaactcacgcggggaaaccccaatggattagcagtccatcgccttaaccactcggccacctgatctgcgtggaattttagaactattgactttggtcaaaattttgtcgctgctccgggttcgatggtgcaatcgccctgtaatggtgcacaccaggcatcccactgcttcagtggttctcaATGGTCTTtgcaaaaccttcgatcaggatgagattcgaactcacgcggggaaaccccaatggattagcagtccatcgccttaaccactcggccacctgatctgcgtggaattttagaactattgactttggtcaaaattttgtcgctgctccgggttcgatggtgcaatcgccctgtaatggtgcaacaccaggcatcccactgcttcagtggttcGTCAATGGTCTTtgcaaaaccttcgatcaggatgagattcgaactcacgcggggaaaccccaatggattagcagtccatcgccttaaccactcggccacctgatcAAGGGGGAAAATCGCGATATACTGACTTTGTAAAATTTTGTCgctgctccgggttcgatggtgcaatcgccctgtaatggtgcacacctggtattccactgcttcagtggttctcagtggtctgcaaaaccttcgatgaggatgagattcgaactcacgcggggaaaccccaatggattagcagtccatcgccttaaccactcggccacctgatctgcgtggaattttagaactattgactttggtcaaaattttgtcgctgctccgggttcgatggtgcaatcgccctgtaatggtgcacaccaggcatcccactgcttcagtggttctcaATGGTCTTtgcaaaaccttcgatcagggatgagattcgaactcacgcggggaaaccccacatggattagcagtccatcgccttaaccactcggccacctgatctgcgtggaattttagaactattgactttggtcaaaattttgtcgctgctccgggttcgatggtgcaatcgcccCTGTAATGGTGCACACCAGGCATCCCACTGCTTTCAGTGTTTCTCAGTGGTCTTtgcaaaaccttcgatcaggatgagattcgaactcacgcagggaaaccccaatggattagcagtccatcgccttaaccactcggccacctgatctgcgtggaattttagaactattgactttggtcaaaattttgtcgctgctccgggatcgatggtgcaatcgccctgtaatggtgcacaccaggcatcccactgcttcagtggttctcaATGGTCTTtgcaaaaccttcgatcaggatgagattcgaactcacgcggggaaaccccaatggattagcGGTCCAccatcgccttaaccactcggccacctgatctgcgtggaattttagaactattgactttggtcaaaattttgtcgctgctccgggttcgatggtgcaatcgccctgtaatggtgcacaccaggcatcccactgcttcagtggttctcagtggtctctgcaaaaccttcgatcaggatgagattcgaactcacgcggggaaaccccaatggattagtaatccatcgccttaaccactcggccgCCTGATCAATGTGAAAATCGCGATatactgaaataaaattttgtccctgctccgggttcgatggtgcaatcgccctgtaatggtgcacacctggtattccactgcttcagtggttctcagtGGTCTGGATGaggatgagattcgaactcacaggcggggaaaccccaatggattagcagtccatcgccttaaccactcggccacctgatctGCGTGGAGATTTTGAGAACTATTGACTTTGGTCGAAATTTTGTCgctgctccgggttcgatggtgcaatcgccctgTAATGGTGCAAAAACATGGTGCACGCCAAGCATcccactgcttcagtggttctcaATGGTCTTtgcaaaaccttcgatcaggATGAGAATTCGAACTCCCCACGCgggaaaccccaatggattagcagtccatcgccttaaccactcggccacctgatctgcgttgaattttagaactattgactttggtcaaaattttgtcgctgctccgggttcgatggtgcaatcgccctgtaatggtgcacaccgggcatcccactgcttcagtggttctcaATGGTCTTTGCGAAACCTTCGAGTCAGGATGAGAAtcgaactcacgcggggaaaccccaatggattagcagtccatcgccttaaccactcggccacctgatctgcgtggaattttaaaactattgactttggtcaaaattttgtcgctACTCCGGGAAcgatggtgcaatcgccctgTAATGGTGCACACCAGAGCATCCCCctgcttcagtggttctcagtagtctctgcaaaaccttcgatcaggatgagattcgaactcacgcggggaaaccccaatggattagcagtccatcgccttaaccactcAGCCACCTGATCAATGTGAAAATCGCGAtatctgaaataaaattttgtccctgctccgggttcgatggGCCCAATCGCTTTGTCGCTGCTCCGGGCACACCTGGTATTCCACTGTAAATATTTCCGAAGGAGGTGACGCAGACATGCCAATGATTAAAGTGTTATCCACGACGGTGGGCAGAAAACGATTAGCAGggtttcgatccaccgacctctggTTAGGGCCCCGCTTCCACGGCCACGCTGCTCTCCTTATTTTTCCTAATGTATACTCGAAGAGGACGAGATACAATGATTAACTGGAAGCAGTAAAACGACATGGAGTACAGAAAAACGTAGCAGCGAGTTCATTGACCTCTGAGTTATGGCGCcgcttccactgcgccgcGTCTGTTGCTTTCCACCGTGTACTTTGCTATCTTAGCGAGGACTTCCAGAGATACAATGAGATGAATTAAGGGGTTATCCAACGACATGGAGGagcagaaaaacgattagcagcgagtggtttcgatccaccgacctctgggttatgggcccagcacgcttccactgcgccacgctgctctcgctttgctggtattccactgcttaaaattttaatatttccgaaggagGACGCAGACATGCCAAGATGAATTAAAGGGGTTATCCAACGACATGGTGGagcagaaaaacgattagcagcgagtggtttcgatccaccgacctctgggttatgggcccagcacgcttccactgcgccacgctgctctcgctttgctggtattccactgcttaaaattttaatatttccgaaggagGACGCAGACATGCCGATGATGAATTAAGGAGGGagtatccaacgacatggtggagaaaaacgattagcagcgagtggtttcgatccaccgacctctgggttatgggcccagcacgcttccactgcgccacgctgctctcgctttgctggtattccactgcttaaaattttaatatttccgaaggagGATGCAGAGATACAATGATGAATTAAAGGGGGTTATCCAACGACATGGAGGagcagaaaaacgattagcagcgagtggtttcgatccaccgacctctgggttatgggcccagcacgcttccactgcgccacgctgctctcgctttgctggtattccactgcttaaaattttaatatttccgagAGGAGGACGCAGACATGCCAAGATGAATTAAAGGGGTTATCCAACGACATGGTGGagcagaaaaacgattagcagcgagtggtttcgatccaccgacctctgggttatgggcccagcacgcttccactgcgccacgctgctctcgctttgctggtattccactgcttaaaattttaatatttccgaaggaggaaaaaaaaaaaaaaaaaaaaaaaaaagaagaatacaaCGATGGAGGACAGAAAAATgattagcagcgagtggtttcgatccaccgacctctgggttatgggcccagCACGCTTCCACTCGCCACGCTTGCTCTCgctttgctggtattccactgcttaaaattttaatatttccgaaggagGACGCAGACATGCCAAGATGAATTAAAGGGGGTTATCCAACGACATGGTGGagcagaaaaacgattagcagcgagtggtttcgatccaccgacctctgggttatgggcccagcacgcttccactgcgccacgctgctctcgctttgctggtattccactgcttaaaattttaatacttCCGAAGGAGGACACAGACATGCCGAGATGAATTAAGGGGGTTATCCAACGACAAGGTGGagcagaaaaacgattagcagcgagtggtttcgatccaccgacctctgggttatgggcccagcacgcttccactgcgccacgctgctctcgctttgctggtattccactgcttaaaattttaatatttccgaaggagGACGCAGACATGCCAAGATGAATTAAAGGGGTTATCCAACGACATGGTGGagcagaaaaacgattagcagcgagtggtttcgatccaccgacctctgggttatgggcccagcacgcttccactgcgccacgctgctctcgctttgctggtattccactgcttaaaattttaatatttccgaaggagGATGCAGAGATACAAGATGATTAACTAAGGGAAGCAGATCCAACGACATGGAGGAGCAGAAAACGATTAGCGGGTGTTTTCCGCCTTCTgacagaaaaacgattagcagcgagtggtttcgatccaccgacctctgggttatgggcccagcacgcttccactgcgccacgctgctctcgctttgctggtattccactgcttaaaattttagtaTTTCCGAAGGAGGATGCAGACATGCCAAGATGAATTAAGGGGTTATCCAACGACATGGTGGagcagaaaaacgattagcagcgagtggtttcgatccaccgacctctgggttatgggcccagcacgcttccactgcgccacgctgctctcgctttgctggtattccactgcttaaaattttaatatttccgaaggagGACGCAGACATACAAAGATTAACTAAGGAAGTTATCCAACGACATGGAGgacagaaaaacgattagcagcgagtggtttcgatccaccgacctctgggttatgggcccagcacgcttccactgcgccacgctgctctcgctttgctggtattccactgcttaaaattttagtaTTTCCGAAGGAGGATACAGAGATACAATGATTAACTAAGGAAGCAGTCCAACGACATGGAGgacagaaaaacgattagcagcgagtggtttcgatccaccgacctctgggttatgggcccagcacgcttccactgcgccacgctgctctcgctttgctggtattccactgcttaaaattttagtaTTTCCGAAGGAGGATCCAGAGATACAATGATTAACTAAGGAAGGCAGTCCAACGACATGGAGGACAGAAAAATgattagcagcgagtggtttcgatccaccgacctctgggttatgggcccagcacgcttccactgcgccacgctgctctcgctttgctggtattccactgcttaaaattttaatatttccgaaggagGACGCAGACATGCCAAGATGAATTAAAGGGGTTATCCAACGACATGGTGGagcagaaaaacgattagcagcgagtggtttcgatccaccgacctctgggttatgggcccagcacgcttccactgcgccacgctgctctcgctttgctggtattccactgcttaaaattttaatatttccgaaggagGAAACAGACATACAAAGATTAAATAAGGTGGTTATCCAACGACATGGAGgacagaaaaacgattagcagcgagtggtttcgatccaccgacctctgggttatgggcccagcacgcttccactgcgccacgctgctctcgctttgctggtattccactgcttaaaattttaatatttccgaaggagGATGCAGACATGCCAAGATGAATTAAGGGGGTTATCCAACGACATGGTGGagcagaaaaacgattagcagcgagtggtttcgatccaccgacctctgggttatgggcccagcacgcttccactgcgccacgctgctctcgctttgctggtattccactgcttaaaattttagtaTTTCCGAAGGAGGATGCAGACATGCCAAGATGAATTAAGGGGTTATCCAACGATACCTTTGAATATCTAGCATGTTACGTTTTGTTGTTGGATTATTACTCACCTGCCAACCTCTATTTTAATCCCAGAGaatgtttgatttttataaatttacaGCCATAAAATATTAAGTTACATTCAAAATCAGATGGTGTCTGTTCCTCAGTTGTAACCTTTTCATAGCATTACAATATGACGCACATCCTACATTTTCAgtgtatttttgaataaaatcaaaGCTTTAGCTAtaatagagtcaaaacgatacgAACCCCGGCGCAGTttcgtaagcggctgctctcgaaacggtgcggtggagcgtagcggttcgaATCAAGGTAGGACCATCGCCAACAACAGCGACAGATGATGTGAGCAAAGGTCCCCCCTAGATGATAGCCGCTGCACTTCGCAGcaccgctccgagcgcagccgcttccgCAACTGCTTCGTCTTGTCCCTTCTATGGTTTACTTAAGATTCTAAGAGTTACGGAGAAGACGAAAGAAAACGTAGAAAGTGTAACTGAAGTGATGTCACTTAATCAGCACAGCAACtcttgtgttcttttttgacaccttatcctttaatatTTCGAACAACATTGCGACCGTATAAACTGGGTAATTCAGGAAATTCCCACCGAACACGACGGAAAGATTCCgatttgagctttttttccttttgtgtcttcattgcacatttttttaatattattcttCTCAGATTTCTCGCTGAAGAATCCATCCACTTTTTACATCCTAAGCCATCCAAGGAGACATACAATCACTCAGTTTAAAGCAGAAACCATTATTAAGAATTTCTGATAGTGCCAAAATTTAGGAAAAGGATTTGATAGCATGCGAAAGtagatcaaaattttcttcctttatgtGTGTTTCAACTCAGTAtagaaagtatttttttcatttgccattttcttttgttttgtagcTGTAAAAAAGAGCACTTCgtagaaattcgaagaaagatttctttccagaaaacacTACCATGTTAACTACATCATGCTGAAATCCACACTAGGCTTTGCAGGAGGCATCCGAACACGACCTGCTGTCAACACCGTGTAATTCAGAGAGAGCGAAGGAACACCACATTGCGTTTCTAAGCTTAATTTGAATTACACAGTAGTAATGAGCGGAAGAACTGAAAATGTTGCGAAAATGAAGGGCGAACATCTGTGATAAGCTTTCGCGCAAACTGAAAACGCGCAGCAAACAAATGCGCGATGACCTTCGAGAACAGCATAAAACTGTCGCGAAGATGAAGATGACAAGTCAGTAGAGAGCGTGATGGGCACTCAGTCGTTCGTTGCAACCGTCGCAGGTTTCACTGCTCTAGCAGTGATCGGCTCAATCGTAGCTGTTGTCTACATCGTGAATGACATCAACAATTTCTACGATGACGCCATCGAGGACCTCAGAGAGTTCAAGGTAAGCAGTCCTTCTCTACCTACTaatccttttttccttgaaaattacACAGTCATGATCATACGTTTGCTATAGGACACAGCGAATTCGGCCTGGCATGCAATGATGCCTACTCCCGCTCAGATGGTTCGTGACAGGCGACACGCTCTGAAACACCGCAGAGGAGCAGGAGGTTCGAGCTGCAACTGTGGAGCTCAGCCAAACAACTGCCCTGCCGGACCACCGGGTCCGCTAGGTCAGCCAGGAGCACCGGGAGAAGATGGAACGCCTGGAGCACCAGGACCATCAGGTGGAGCTGGCCCATATCCTGGTCGCGACCAAGGTACTGCTTGTCCCAAGTGTCCAGCAGGACCTCCAGGTCAACCGGGTGCTGACGGACCTCCCGGACCTGCTGGTCCTGATGGAAATCCAGGAGCACCAGGAGGCGGATCGACATCTGGTCCACCCGGTCCACCAGGACCTCCTGGAGATGCTGGAAACCCTGGAGCTCCAGGACAACCCGGATCTGCTGGACAGCCAGGTGCACCAGGAACATCTGGAAAGAGTCAACCCGGACCACCAGGACCACCCGGTCCTCCTGGAGGATCCGGACAACCGGGACAGGATGGAGGCCCTGGAGTCGGTGGAGGACCTGGACCAGCTGGAGCACCTGGCCCCGCTGGGAACCCAGGAGCACCCGGTACTGACGGTCAGCC
Coding sequences within it:
- a CDS encoding hypothetical protein (NECATOR_CHRIV.G13884.T1) yields the protein MSASSFGNIKILSSGIPAKREQRGAVEACWAHNPEVGGSKPLAANRFSAPPCRWITPLIHLGMSASSFGNIKILSSGIPAKREQRGAVEACWAHNPEVGGSKPLAANRFSAPPCRWITP
- a CDS encoding hypothetical protein (NECATOR_CHRIV.G13885.T1), giving the protein MSASSFGNIKILSSGIPAKREQRGAVEACWAHNPEVGGSKPLAANRFSAPPCPVEYQQSESSVAQWKRAGPITQSSGIPAKREQRGAVEACWAHNPEVGGSKPLAANRFSAPPCRWITPLIHLGMSASSFGNIKILSSGIPAKREQRGAVEACWAHNPEVGGSKPLAANRFSAPPCRWITPLIHLGMSVSSFGSIKILSSGIPAKREQRGAVEACWAHNPEVGGSKPLAANRFSAPPCPVEYQQSESKRGEWKRAGPITQSSGIPAKREQRGAVEACWAHNPEVGGSKPLAANRFSAPPCPVEYQQSESSVAQWKRAGPITQSSGIPAKREQRGAVEACWAHNPEVGGSKPLAANRFSPPCRWILPP
- a CDS encoding hypothetical protein (NECATOR_CHRIV.G13886.T1) — protein: MSVSSFGNIKILSSGIPAKREQRGAVEACWAHNPEVGGSKPLAANRFSAPPCRWITPLIHLGMSASSFGNIKILSSGIPAKREQRGAVEACWAHNPEVGGSKPLAANHFSVLHVVGLPSLVNHCISGSSFGNTKILSSGIPAKREQRGAVEACWAHNPEVGGSKPLAANRFSVLHVVGLLP
- a CDS encoding hypothetical protein (NECATOR_CHRIV.G13887.T1), producing the protein MSASSFGNTKILSSGIPAKREQRGAVEACWAHNPEVGGSKPLAANRFSAPPCRWITPLIHLGMSASSFGNIKILSSGIPAKREQRGAVEACWAHNPEVGGSKPLAANRFSVLHVVG
- a CDS encoding hypothetical protein (NECATOR_CHRIV.G13888.T1), with product MGTQSFVATVAGFTALAVIGSIVAVVYIVNDINNFYDDAIEDLREFKDTANSAWHAMMPTPAQMVRDRRHALKHRRGAGGSSCNCGAQPNNCPAGPPGPLGQPGAPGEDGTPGAPGPSGGAGPYPGRDQGTACPKCPAGPPGQPGADGPPGPAGPDGNPGAPGGGSTSGPPGPPGPPGDAGNPGAPGQPGSAGQPGAPGTSGKSQPGPPGPPGPPGGSGQPGQDGGPGVGGGPGPAGAPGPAGNPGAPGTDGQPGQPGGPGGPGGDAQYCPCPPRNGSPVQSDTPSTSYKQAPASGGYRKAVRRVARNRVVRHPSGISRRIVKA